Proteins from a genomic interval of Danio rerio strain Tuebingen ecotype United States chromosome 4, GRCz12tu, whole genome shotgun sequence:
- the LOC137490942 gene encoding uncharacterized protein isoform X1, protein MCNLTVQCCESSSSALQSSNCVLRELDLSNNDLQDSGVKKLSDGLKSQHCKLDTLRLVMCNLTVQCCESLSSALQSSNCVLRELDLSNNDLQDSGVKKLSDGLKRPNCKLDTLRLAACKLTVECCESLSSALQSSNCVLRELDLSNNDLPDSGVKLLSDGLKSQHCTLDTLRLVMCNLTVQCCESLSSALQSSNCVLRELDLSNNDLQDSGVKKLSDGLKSQHCKLDTLRLSGCMVTEEGCGFLSSALTSNPSHLRELDLSYNHPGDSGVKLLSEQLEDPNYTLDKLNLDHGGETRITAGPRKYVCFLTLDPNTANTQLILSEENRKVKSVRENQPYPDHPDRFDAWPQVLCRESVCGRCYWEINWSGEEVCISVSYKSIRRKGTGAEVVFGYNAQSWSLICSSSRFSFRHNHTRTDLPVKALSRRIGVFVDHSAGTLIFYNIYRDTMSLIHSVQTTFTEPLYPGFELYYPGSSVKLS, encoded by the exons atgtgtaatctcactgttcagtgctgtgagagttcatcttcagctctacaatcctcaaactgtgtgctgagagagctggacctgagtaacaatgacctgcaggattcaggagtgaagaagctctctgatggactgaagagtcaacactgtaaactggacacactgag ATtggtcatgtgtaatctcactgttcagtgctgtgagagtttatcttcagctctacaatcctcaaactgtgtgctgagagagctggacctgagtaacaatgacctgcaggattcaggagtgaagaagctctctgatggactgaagagaccaaactgtaaactggacacactgag ATTGGCCGCATGTAAACTCACTGttgagtgctgtgagagtttgtcttcagctctacaatcctcaaactgtgtgctgagagagctggacctgagtaacaatgacctgccggattcaggagtgaagcttctctctgatggactgaagagtcaacactgtacactggacacactgag attggtcatgtgcaatctcactgttcagtgctgtgagagtttgtcttcagctctacaatcctcaaactgtgtgctgagagagctggacctgagtaacaatgacctgcaggattcaggagtgaagaagctctctgatggactgaagagtcaacactgtaaactggacacactgag gttgtctggctgtatggtgacagaggaaggctgtggttttctgtcttcagctctgacttcaaacccctcacacctgagagagctggatctgagctacaatcatccaggagattcaggagtcaagctgctctctgaacaactggaggatccaaactacacactggacaaactcaa tctagatcatggaggagagacgagaattacagcaggaccacgcaaat atgtctgtttcctcactctggatccaaacacagcaaacactcaactcattctgtctgaggagaacagaaaggtgaagagtgtgagagagaatcagccgtatcctgatcatccagacagatttgatgcatggcctcaggtgttgtgcagagagagtgtgtgtggacgctgttactgggagattaaCTGGAGTGGAGAAGAagtgtgtatatcagtgtcatataagagcatcaggaggaagggaacaGGTGCTGAGGttgtgtttggatataatgctcagtcctggagtttgatctgctcttcctccagattctcattcagacacaatcacacacgcactgatctcccagtgaaggcgctcagcaggagaataggagtgtttgtggatcacagtgcaggaactctgatcttctacaacatctatagagacacaatgagcctcatccactcagtccagaccacattcactgagccgctctatcCTGGGTTTGAGCTTTAttatcctggatcatcagtgaaactgagctga
- the LOC137490942 gene encoding tripartite motif-containing protein 16-like isoform X2: MVTEEGCGFLSSALTSNPSHLRELDLSYNHPGDSGVKLLSEQLEDPNYTLDKLNLDHGGETRITAGPRKYVCFLTLDPNTANTQLILSEENRKVKSVRENQPYPDHPDRFDAWPQVLCRESVCGRCYWEINWSGEEVCISVSYKSIRRKGTGAEVVFGYNAQSWSLICSSSRFSFRHNHTRTDLPVKALSRRIGVFVDHSAGTLIFYNIYRDTMSLIHSVQTTFTEPLYPGFELYYPGSSVKLS, from the exons atggtgacagaggaaggctgtggttttctgtcttcagctctgacttcaaacccctcacacctgagagagctggatctgagctacaatcatccaggagattcaggagtcaagctgctctctgaacaactggaggatccaaactacacactggacaaactcaa tctagatcatggaggagagacgagaattacagcaggaccacgcaaat atgtctgtttcctcactctggatccaaacacagcaaacactcaactcattctgtctgaggagaacagaaaggtgaagagtgtgagagagaatcagccgtatcctgatcatccagacagatttgatgcatggcctcaggtgttgtgcagagagagtgtgtgtggacgctgttactgggagattaaCTGGAGTGGAGAAGAagtgtgtatatcagtgtcatataagagcatcaggaggaagggaacaGGTGCTGAGGttgtgtttggatataatgctcagtcctggagtttgatctgctcttcctccagattctcattcagacacaatcacacacgcactgatctcccagtgaaggcgctcagcaggagaataggagtgtttgtggatcacagtgcaggaactctgatcttctacaacatctatagagacacaatgagcctcatccactcagtccagaccacattcactgagccgctctatcCTGGGTTTGAGCTTTAttatcctggatcatcagtgaaactgagctga